GGTTGGTTAACGGTAGCAACTAACGGATTGTTAATGGatgatttaattgagaaaaaatgaaacttagaggactgaaatgacaaaacccaaacttagagaactgaaatgaaaagttgtgaaatttagaggatgaattttgcattttaaccacccaaaaaaaaaaaaaaaaaagacaaacaaaattGAGTTCATGGGAGAGTTTGTTTTGGGTAAGGGGTAGGTCCAGATCTTCAATCCACTAGAGCCAACACGATGTGAACATGTGGTAAAAAATGTACACAAGTGCATATCATGTTAGATATAGTGCATTGAAGCTAAATCGTGTCCATtagttttctgtttttgttgttgttgttgtttgtattttttatttttttttttgaaaaaccgagagaaaaataaataaataaaaatttatgccattttaaattttatgatttccaattaattgaaaaattaaccttTGGGAtatccataatttttattaataattttattgatcaaAATTATTGATGAAGACAGTCAGCTAATAGATACTTCATACttacaagtattaaaaaaatatacttaatcTGTAAATAACTATAATTAATCATAGATGCTATtagaatgttaaaaaaaaaataaaaaaataaaaaactttgacTATATTTTAAAGAGAATCATCGTACAAAATCTACAGTGAAGTGTAACTATCTCTGTTATTAATATTCTGGCATGACATGTGAAAGGAAGCACAATAAGTCATTTTTGTCCAACCACTGTATTAATTACGATATAGGACTGGAGGTTCAACACAAACAATAATGGTAAGACTTTAGAGAGAGCAAATAAATGTGATTTTTCTGTAGCTGATGGCGCAGGTCCAAAGCATTTTTCCGCATACATATACGTCGACTTCATTCATTTGCTCTGAGTGTAACATATCTAGGGGATAAACATGTATCTAGATAgttgaaatattaattaattactaaataAGCTGAATGAATTATTGTTTGAGCACTGTTATACGGACTGGTTTTAATCTAGATCCACCATTGGAACTATTATTTTGTCTACCAATAACACACCATAACAGCTTATTGTCATTTAGAATTAGTTATTAATTTACgaaattgttatgaaaatattgtggacattatatttcttttgttgttaacaattttttagatgattttattttgttgaaaaattctaATTGGATAAGTTGTTGATAAGATATGAGAAATTTCTTTCAACCCAATTTTCAATCAAGCAAGGAATTTAAAGATTAGGCTCCTTGTCAAGCTAGAAAACGTGCAAGACTCGCTACTGCCTTTGTACCTcaagtcaaagaaaataaacagaTTATTATGTTAAGAATTAATTTTGTAGTTTGATATAGTTTTTCCCgttctttttgtcttttattattcCTTTTATTTGCTTTATTTCTTTACGTGTTATCATGGTAGGTGCATAATTTTGCATCCCAAAATACAAATTCATGATGAGCACTACTCAGCCCGTCGTCACATCTATGGCCTCTTAATAATGATACCTGCATCCttactcaaaataataataacaaaaaatagtGATACAATAACATTGGGGCTAAAGCTTAAAAGTTAAACACAACCATAAAAGTTTCCTAGGTAATAATGCATACCTCACAAATTATTTATCAATATTGACTTGTTTAGGAtctacttattttgctaaaattgaaaactttttattaaaaatacttaaaataaagataaaagttagctaaaatagtatagtgaaactcataaataataccaaaataagctgaatagtaaaataagttgataaaattaatcatgccaAACAGACACTAAGTCTAAGATACAATAATTAAAGCCACTTGTCATTGAATAAAGATTCTTAGGTTCAATTTCTGCTTAtactaaataatcaattagtgtcttgatctgatgacaAAGAACATTTATTAGAAGTGGACACTATAAATTGAaactatctctaaaaaatagaTACAATTATTTTCATAATGATTGACATTTAATGCgtcataaaaatgatattagtgATAGGCTCaccgaaaaaagaaaaaaaaaatcgatatTAACAATGTTAACAGTTTTGGAAAGAAATTGTGAGATGTATTGTTTCCCTAATATTACTCACTATCTAATTctgattaaaaaaatgctagagttacaaaTTATAACTATttaacaacattttttataaacGGTTAATATGATATTTTAGTGATTATTGATGagtgaaaaaaaatactataaaaaatgAGTCTAAACAAGAACCACTAAGAATTTGttataataacaattaataaaattattgtaaaataatttgtgaatTACTATTACTCAGttggtttcttttttcctttttttaaggaaaaaaaatctaacattaCTGAGTTAGTTTTAAAGGTCtacttctttttactttttctctttttttagaaacaaagcTCCTCTTTTGTCAATTATTTGTGACTGCAAATAAAACTATCCAAAATTGCCAGTCAAATCCTATTATAAGATCCAAAGGCCCTTGccttcaaaaaaacaaagatccATTGGCCCTTTCAGACAGTAGAACCTCTTTCCCTTTGTCACTAACACACATACACACGGAGAAAAAAGCAGAGAGCCAAAAGCAATTTCCATggcttcctcttcttctctcaAACCCATTTTCTCTTCTCCCCTCACCTCCTCTCCTTCTCCACACTCCCCTCAAAAACCATCTTCCCTTCTTTCCTTCCTCCACAGCACAACCTCCACACCCATCTCCTTAAAACTCTCATCAAACCCACCTCATAGTAATTCTCATCCTCGTTCCAAATCCTTTGCTGTCACCAACGTTGTTCTCAAAACAGACACATCTCCCGAAACAACCTCGGCCCCCTCGAACTACTCCCAAGATCTTGGTCTTCCTTTGACAAAACCAACAATATTGGTCTCCGAGAAACTTGGAGAAAAGGGTCTCGAAGTTTTACGTGAGTTTGGCCACGTTGAATGTTTGTATGATCTCTCTCCTGATCAGCTCTGCTCCAAGATCTCTTTATGTGACGCGTTGATCGTGAGGAGTGGTACGAAGGTGACTAGGCAGGTTTTCGAGGCATCGAATGGGCGGTTGAAGGTGGTGGGACGTGCAGGTGTTGGTATTGACAATGTGGATCTGCAGGCCGCCACAGAGTTCGGCTGTCTCGTGGTTAATGCCCCCACTGCCAACACTGTGGCCGCGGCTGAGCATGGAATTGCTTTGCTTGCTGCTATGGCACGGAATGTTGCACAAGCTGATGCATCCATCAAAGCCGGTACGTTGTTCATCATTTCTTAACAGatttaacttttaataaaatgataatttttatgtacggtagtaaaaataaattaagaaaaaagtgttttaatgatttttaaaatctGCTTTTTGATAAGGTAAGTGGTgtcttttcttgctttttggTTCATACTTTTGAGGTTTAAAATTGGAGCTTTGAATTCTTAATTGTattggtctttttttctttttttttttcaattgtctCAGATCTGTTGATTAGAACTTGGAATCTAAAGTCTGTAATtataaatgatatttttaatattttgagtATCGtatttaatcaaataaaaaattattttgagtattgtatgattttattttgggtaagtTACGCTTTTGGTAGTTTGGAATATGAAAGTTTGGTAAAGGTTTTAGCTTTTAGTTCATATGACTGGCATCTAAAGAAACTAAAGGTctgtttgaataccgcttattttgttgaaaacttattattaaaaacactgtaataaaatatttttaaaaaaaacaaaacaaaacactaTTCTCACATTTTTCAGGTGTTGGTTGGTCTATAGACAGTGCTGTGGGACCAgccaaaaaaacacaaaaagcaTAAACATCTCTATGCAAACTAATGCCAAATCTAATAAAACATATTTAACTAAAGGACCAAAATTGAATTTATTCCAAATTTCAGGAACAAAATTATTGTGATTTGAAATTGCAGGGACcaagtttgaatttttaaaattaaaaggactaaaattgaatttaccaaAAGGaccaaaattgaatttaccaaTAATTGATCTGAATAATTGAGGTACATCATTTTCAATATCCACGAGGTAAAATGTCTGTGTGTTTGTATCTGTGATAGGATGGATTTCAAATCTGAACTATAGATACATGTGGTATATAAGACTAGTCTGTGTTTGAAGAATTAGCTAGCACAGTACCACAACTTGCTGGGTCGAATTTCCGCTTTCGTACTTTTCAAGTCTCTTTATTATTGGTAGTTGGTGACATGAATTTTCTTATCCGTCACTTTCTAGAGTAAAATTGGATGCTTTTTTGGACCACCACACAAATAAGTGGACTCACATTCAAAATATGGTAACAgcttttgaaattataatataaaatagaaaagcaTGGTACAGTATTTGTTAAGGATTTCCTAAATAGGTTgtgctaataaaaaaaacaaaaaattattaaaagggttgtcaaaaagaatataaaaaattgtcaaaaaatgaaaattaaaaaactgcaaaaagtcaacaacaaaaaaaaatactgcaAAAAGTGATAGTTAACGGGCGGTGCTTGTGAACACAACCCAAGTAAAATTGagctaaaaatataaaaatttgtagtttaGGTTAATGACAAGTGAGCTCATGTTTTGGTATTATATTCTTTCAAAGATTGAATATCTTATTCTGGCCCCATCACTCAGATTATATGCAACCatggatttatttttatatcaaagaAAAGTACAAGGTTCTCTATAATTTTCCATTAAGAAATTATGCATAAACAATGGAATTGTACTTGAGAAACCACTTAGTTGTTGGATACAATGGGataaaaaagtcaaaacataactctgtaaaaaaataaaaaataaaaatcatatttggtAGTCAAGATGAAGAATTTGACTGAGAATTTCTGGTTTTTGTAGAATTCTTTTACGATTTTAACCGAGAATTTGATATACATAAGATATGGTTGTTCCTTTAATATGAATTTTAAGTGGTGCTTAATAATTTTAGGATGCATTACCATTTCCTATGATGTTGTAATGCTAGCTATTGCCTCGAGTTATAAAAAAGTGAGCATAAGGCTTAGGTGCAATTTGATTTAACAGGAAAATGGCAACGAAACAAGTATGTTGGGGTGTCTCTAGTTGGAAAGACATTGGCTGTAATGGGATTTGGGAAAGTTGGATCTGAAGTTGCAAGGCGTGCTAAAGGGTTGGGTATGAATGTTATTGCACATGATCCATATGCCCCAGCTGACAGAGCACGAGCTCTAGGTGTGGATTTGGTGTCTTTTGATCAGGCCATTGGCACCGCAGATTTCATTTCTCTCCATATGCCTCTCACTCCTGCTACTTCAAAGGTATTCAATGATGAAACATTTGCAAAGATGAAGAAGGGTGTCCGCATCGTTAATGTTGCTAGAGGTGGAGTAATTGATGAAGATGCATTAGTGAAGGCCCTTGATAGTGGCATTGTTGCTCAGGTATGCTTGTTCAATTCATATCAAGGAGACTTAATCACTCATTCTAAATTTAAGGTAGCATAATCTGCATCTCTGCCATAAGCTCAAGGTACAAATATTATGTTGTCTCAAGGCTAGTTGTACTATCCACCACCATGCTCTTTCAATTACTAAACTTTCCTAAAGGGATAATGGGGTTGCTGTATTGCTCAGCTAAGTTCTTGATCATTATTGTGGATGTCAACATTCAAGAGATATACAGATTAGTACTTGTGAAGTTTTTGGGTGTCTGTTTGATGTATGCATCAAATATTGAGTTTTATAACGGTTTGGAACAGGCTGCACTTGATGTATTCACAAAGGAGCCTCCACCCAAGGATAGTAGGTTAGTGCAGCATGAGAATGTCACTGTCACACCTCACCTTGGAGCTAGCACGAAGGAAGCACAGGCAtgttatttttactttatttcttCATGATCCACATACCCTCTTGATTCTTGCTTTCTTAAAATACCTAATACTCTTCAATACATTAAACTGTCTGCATCAATTATTCAGGAAGGTGTAGCTATTGAAATAGCAGAGGCTGTAGTGGGAGCATTGAAAGGGGAACTTTCTGCTACTGCTGTAAATGCTCCCATGGTCCCTCCTGAGGTAAACAATCATCTATACATTGTCTCCATGatcaaataaattattgtaTCCCACAAAGGAAGGTAGctaaatatattatattctcAGGTTCTGTCAGAGTTGTCTCCTTATGTAGAACTAGCTGAGAAGCTTGGTAGGCTAGCTGTACAGTTAGTGGCTGGAGGGAGTGGGATCAAATCTGTAAAGGTGGTCTATAAATCTGCTCGTGATCCCGATGACCTGGATACAAGACTTCTCCGGGCTATGATCACAAAAGGCATAATTGAACCGATATCATCCTCCTTTGTTAACTTGGTCAATGCAGATTTTACTGCCAAAGAGAAAGGCCTCCGCATAAGTGAGGAAAGGATAGTTGTTGACTCATCTCCCGAACTCCCTATTGATTCAATTCAGGTGCAAATATCCAATGTGGAGTCGAAATTTGCAAGTGGTATTTCAGACAATGGAGATATAAGCATTGAGGGGAAAGTGAAATATGGAACACCCCACTTGACAAGTGTAGGATCCTTTGATGTGGATGTCAGCCTGGAAGGAAACCTCATTTTAT
The sequence above is drawn from the Castanea sativa cultivar Marrone di Chiusa Pesio chromosome 5, ASM4071231v1 genome and encodes:
- the LOC142634450 gene encoding D-3-phosphoglycerate dehydrogenase 2, chloroplastic-like isoform X2 is translated as MASSSSLKPIFSSPLTSSPSPHSPQKPSSLLSFLHSTTSTPISLKLSSNPPHSNSHPRSKSFAVTNVVLKTDTSPETTSAPSNYSQDLGLPLTKPTILVSEKLGEKGLEVLREFGHVECLYDLSPDQLCSKISLCDALIVRSGTKVTRQVFEASNGRLKVVGRAGVGIDNVDLQAATEFGCLVVNAPTANTVAAAEHGIALLAAMARNVAQADASIKAGKWQRNKYVGVSLVGKTLAVMGFGKVGSEVARRAKGLGMNVIAHDPYAPADRARALGVDLVSFDQAIGTADFISLHMPLTPATSKVFNDETFAKMKKGVRIVNVARGGVIDEDALVKALDSGIVAQAALDVFTKEPPPKDSRLVQHENVTVTPHLGASTKEAQEGVAIEIAEAVVGALKGELSATAVNAPMVPPEVLSELSPYVELAEKLGRLAVQLVAGGSGIKSVKVVYKSARDPDDLDTRLLRAMITKGIIEPISSSFVNLVNADFTAKEKGLRISEERIVVDSSPELPIDSIQVQISNVESKFASGISDNGDISIEGKVKYGTPHLTSVGSFDVDVSLEGNLILCRQVDQPGMIGQVGNILGEHNVNVSFMSVGRTVLRKKAIMAIGVDEKPDKEALKKIGEISAIEEFVFLKL
- the LOC142634450 gene encoding D-3-phosphoglycerate dehydrogenase 2, chloroplastic-like isoform X1 — its product is MASSSSLKPIFSSPLTSSPSPHSPQKPSSLLSFLHSTTSTPISLKLSSNPPHSNSHPRSKSFAVTNVVLKTDTSPETTSAPSNYSQDLGLPLTKPTILVSEKLGEKGLEVLREFGHVECLYDLSPDQLCSKISLCDALIVRSGTKVTRQVFEASNGRLKVVGRAGVGIDNVDLQAATEFGCLVVNAPTANTVAAAEHGIALLAAMARNVAQADASIKAGKWQRNKYVGVSLVGKTLAVMGFGKVGSEVARRAKGLGMNVIAHDPYAPADRARALGVDLVSFDQAIGTADFISLHMPLTPATSKVFNDETFAKMKKGVRIVNVARGGVIDEDALVKALDSGIVAQAALDVFTKEPPPKDSRLVQHENVTVTPHLGASTKEAQACVAIEIAEAVVGALKGELSATAVNAPMVPPEVLSELSPYVELAEKLGRLAVQLVAGGSGIKSVKVVYKSARDPDDLDTRLLRAMITKGIIEPISSSFVNLVNADFTAKEKGLRISEERIVVDSSPELPIDSIQVQISNVESKFASGISDNGDISIEGKVKYGTPHLTSVGSFDVDVSLEGNLILCRQVDQPGMIGQVGNILGEHNVNVSFMSVGRTVLRKKAIMAIGVDEKPDKEALKKIGEISAIEEFVFLKL